The Populus alba chromosome 4, ASM523922v2, whole genome shotgun sequence genome contains a region encoding:
- the LOC118055158 gene encoding uncharacterized protein, whose protein sequence is MSSTQNEKCKGKHFTWSKPMSHMLLEILAEEALKGSKPSSTFKAESFVKVATEISQKFNVQCEPKHVDNHLKTVKKEWGIITKLKNKSGFGWDDCLKMITVSKDVYDEEVKAHPNHDKFLNKKLDMYEAMAIVVGKDMAIGNYAKSYADVNLEENTEEQSISIENEGEYEESYKGKETSSSSTQKRQHRKRNRTYEDDGIEKLSKQIGDVAFAIQSLSKNQLDVNALYTEVMKIEGFDEITLGDAFDHLVQNEMLAKAFIAKKC, encoded by the exons atgagtTCCACGCAGAACGAAAAATGCAAGGGCAAGCACTTCACATGGTCTAAGCCTATGTCTCACATGTTGCTTGAGATATTAGCTGAGGAGGCACTTAAAGGAAGCAAACCTTCTTCCACCTTTAAAGCAGAATCTTTTGTTAAGGTGGCTACAGAAATCAGTCAAAAGTTCAACGTCCAATGCGAGCCTAAGCATGTGGACAATCATCTCAAGACTgtgaaaaaagaatggggaataataaccaaacttaaaaataaaagtggcttTGGCTGGGATGATTGTTTAAAGATGATTACAGTTTCGAAAGATGTATATGATGAAGAAGTTAAG GCACATCCCAATCATGACaagtttctcaacaaaaaacttgatatgtacGAGGCAATGGcaattgttgttggaaaagaCATGGCAATCGGAAATTATGCGAAatcatatgctgatgtcaacttggaagagaacactgaagagcaatcaatttcaattgaaaatgaaggtgAATATGAAGAAAGTTATAAGGGAAAAGAAACATCTTCCTCTAGTACACAAAAGAGGCAACATAGGAAGAGAAATCGCACCTATGAAGATGATGGTATTGAAAAGTTGTCTAAACAGATTGGAGATGTAGCATTTGCAATTCAAAGCCTcagcaaaaatcaacttgatgttaatgcaCTATATACGGAAGTGATGAAAATTGAAGGCTTTGATGAGATCACTCTTGGGGATGCATTTgatcatttggtccaaaatgaaatgttggcaaaagcatttatagcaaaaaaatgctaa